In Pedobacter sp. WC2423, the following are encoded in one genomic region:
- a CDS encoding NUDIX domain-containing protein: MKEVLPQLNSTFSIDCVLFGFDEGELKVLLIERNEEPFKDWWALPGYLVNENESLDQSAARILHELTGIENVYMEQFYTFGDVGRHPQGRIISVAYYAMLRLGGDKALKPISNYAKQAHWINVKDLPPLAFDHQKIFDQGLEKIKRRIKHQPIAFELLPEKFTLTQLQNVYEVILGKKLDKRNFRKKMLSFNVLKDLNEKQKGVSFRAATLYRFDKRKYGKLFGKEISF; the protein is encoded by the coding sequence TTGAAAGAAGTCTTACCACAGCTTAATTCCACCTTCTCAATTGATTGTGTTTTATTCGGATTTGATGAAGGAGAATTAAAAGTTCTGCTGATTGAAAGGAATGAAGAACCTTTTAAAGATTGGTGGGCCCTTCCGGGGTATCTGGTCAATGAGAACGAAAGTCTGGATCAGTCCGCGGCCCGTATCTTGCACGAACTCACGGGGATAGAGAATGTATACATGGAACAGTTTTATACTTTTGGTGATGTAGGCCGTCACCCTCAGGGGAGAATTATATCCGTAGCTTATTATGCGATGTTGCGGTTGGGGGGAGATAAAGCGCTTAAACCGATCAGCAATTATGCAAAACAAGCGCACTGGATTAATGTCAAGGATTTACCTCCGCTGGCATTTGACCATCAAAAAATATTTGATCAGGGACTTGAAAAAATAAAAAGAAGGATCAAACATCAGCCAATTGCTTTTGAATTACTTCCTGAGAAATTCACTTTGACACAGTTGCAAAATGTGTATGAAGTGATTTTGGGCAAGAAATTAGATAAAAGGAATTTCAGGAAAAAGATGCTGAGCTTTAATGTTTTGAAAGATCTGAATGAAAAGCAAAAAGGGGTTTCTTTCCGCGCAGCAACCTTATACCGTTTTGATAAAAGAAAATATGGAAAGTTATTTGGAAAAGAAATCTCTTTTTAA
- the pfkA gene encoding 6-phosphofructokinase, whose product MKPNIKNIAVLTSGGDAPGMNACIRAVVRTGIYNGINMFGVLQGYQGLITNNIIPMDARSVSNIIHLGGTVLKTARCLEFKTDEGMDLAYEHLKLHQIDALVVIGGDGTFTGARRFAQRHHINVIAIPGTIDNDLYGSDFTLGYDTAINTVIEAIDKIRDTADSHDRLFFVEVMGRDSGCIALRSAIACGAEAVLLPEKATSLDELIKQLEIGAATKKSSSIVIVSEGHKQGGAYDIAKHVKEKFNHYDTKVTILGHLQRGGSPSSFDRILGSRLGYAAVNELLKGSTQQMVGLRGNDIRLTSLDEALTEHSFKLESDLLEMTKVLSI is encoded by the coding sequence ATGAAACCAAATATCAAAAATATCGCTGTATTGACATCTGGGGGTGACGCTCCCGGAATGAACGCATGCATCAGAGCAGTAGTACGTACCGGTATTTACAATGGTATAAATATGTTTGGAGTTTTGCAAGGTTATCAAGGATTAATAACTAACAATATTATTCCTATGGATGCCCGTTCAGTGAGCAACATAATCCATTTAGGCGGAACAGTACTTAAAACAGCACGCTGTTTAGAGTTTAAAACCGACGAAGGAATGGATCTTGCTTATGAGCACCTTAAACTGCACCAAATAGATGCCCTTGTTGTGATTGGCGGAGATGGTACTTTTACCGGAGCCCGTCGTTTTGCTCAAAGACATCATATCAATGTAATTGCCATTCCTGGTACAATCGACAATGACTTATACGGATCTGATTTTACTTTAGGCTATGATACTGCAATTAACACCGTTATTGAAGCTATAGATAAGATCAGGGACACTGCAGATTCACATGACCGTTTATTTTTCGTAGAAGTAATGGGCCGGGATTCGGGTTGTATCGCTTTAAGAAGTGCTATTGCCTGTGGAGCTGAAGCGGTCTTGCTACCAGAGAAAGCAACAAGTCTTGATGAACTGATTAAACAATTGGAAATCGGGGCAGCAACAAAAAAATCATCCAGCATTGTAATTGTGTCCGAAGGGCATAAACAAGGTGGCGCATATGACATTGCAAAGCATGTTAAAGAAAAGTTCAATCATTATGACACAAAGGTCACTATATTAGGACACTTGCAACGCGGCGGAAGCCCGAGCAGTTTTGACAGGATTTTAGGAAGCCGTTTAGGTTACGCCGCTGTAAATGAATTGCTGAAAGGCAGTACACAGCAGATGGTAGGCTTACGTGGCAATGATATCAGGTTAACCAGCTTGGACGAAGCGTTGACAGAGCATAGTTTTAAATTAGAAAGTGATCTTTTGGAAATGACTAAAGTTTTATCAATTTAA
- the gap gene encoding type I glyceraldehyde-3-phosphate dehydrogenase encodes MTKIGINGFGRIGRLVFRAALKRGLDIVAINDLVEPDYMAYMLKYDSTHGRFDGTIEVVDGHLVVNGKTIRITAERDPANLKWNEVGVETVIESTGLFLTQADAEKHLTAGAKRVVLSAPAKDDSIPTYVMGVNHDKLTADQTVVSNASCTTNCLAPIAKVLNDNWGIAEGLMSTVHAVTATQKTVDGPSAKDWRGGRGGFSNIIPSATGAAKAVTKVIPELKGKLTGMAFRVPVADVSVVDLTVRLERPATYQQIKDAMKAASEGELKGVLGYTEDEVVSSDFIGDDHASIFDANAGIALNDNFVKVVSWYDNEWGYSSALAKFVEYYGNLK; translated from the coding sequence ATGACAAAGATTGGAATAAACGGTTTTGGCCGTATCGGCAGATTAGTTTTTAGAGCTGCGTTAAAAAGAGGTCTGGACATCGTTGCAATAAATGATCTTGTAGAGCCAGATTACATGGCCTATATGTTGAAGTATGATTCTACGCATGGTCGTTTTGATGGAACTATCGAAGTAGTTGACGGACATTTAGTCGTTAACGGAAAAACTATCCGTATTACAGCTGAGAGAGACCCAGCTAACTTAAAATGGAATGAAGTAGGTGTTGAAACTGTTATTGAGTCTACAGGGTTATTCTTAACTCAGGCTGATGCAGAGAAACACCTTACTGCAGGTGCAAAAAGAGTTGTTCTTTCTGCTCCGGCTAAAGATGATTCAATCCCTACTTACGTAATGGGTGTGAATCATGATAAATTAACAGCAGATCAAACTGTTGTTTCTAATGCTTCTTGTACTACTAACTGCCTTGCGCCAATCGCGAAGGTGTTAAATGACAACTGGGGTATTGCTGAAGGCTTAATGAGTACTGTACATGCAGTTACTGCTACACAGAAAACTGTTGATGGTCCTTCTGCAAAAGACTGGAGAGGCGGACGTGGTGGTTTCTCTAACATCATTCCTTCTGCTACAGGCGCTGCTAAAGCAGTAACTAAGGTTATTCCTGAATTAAAAGGTAAATTGACTGGTATGGCTTTCCGTGTTCCGGTTGCTGATGTATCAGTAGTAGATTTAACTGTACGTTTAGAAAGACCTGCTACTTACCAACAGATTAAAGACGCGATGAAAGCAGCTTCTGAAGGTGAATTAAAAGGTGTGTTAGGTTACACTGAAGATGAAGTGGTTTCTTCTGACTTTATTGGTGATGACCACGCTTCTATCTTTGATGCAAACGCAGGTATTGCATTGAATGATAACTTCGTTAAAGTTGTTTCATGGTATGATAACGAATGGGGCTATTCTTCAGCATTAGCTAAATTCGTAGAGTACTACGGAAACTTAAAATAA